A DNA window from Streptomyces canus contains the following coding sequences:
- a CDS encoding TetR/AcrR family transcriptional regulator — translation MEERTVRYTKEHKQETRRRIITTAGRRLKRDGIDGSGVATLIKDAGLTHGTFYAYFASKDELVATAVADQMRAQHESIVAQEAPGRAGLEQIVRWYFSPEQRDSIEDGCPNAALLDEIGRSTDPTRQAYTDGALTLIDGFAARLAPHDPPSARLKALGLLGMMAGTLQLSRALTDRQLADELLEQGIRNALALVDAEQQN, via the coding sequence ATGGAGGAACGCACAGTGCGGTACACGAAGGAACACAAGCAGGAGACAAGGCGGCGGATCATTACGACCGCAGGCCGCCGGCTGAAGCGTGACGGCATCGACGGCTCCGGAGTCGCGACGCTCATAAAGGACGCGGGCCTGACCCACGGCACCTTCTACGCCTACTTCGCCTCCAAGGACGAACTCGTCGCCACGGCGGTCGCCGACCAGATGCGCGCACAGCACGAGAGCATCGTCGCGCAGGAGGCGCCCGGCCGGGCCGGACTCGAGCAGATCGTGCGCTGGTACTTCTCCCCCGAGCAGCGCGACAGCATCGAGGACGGCTGTCCCAACGCCGCCCTGCTCGACGAGATCGGACGCTCCACGGATCCCACCAGGCAGGCGTACACCGACGGCGCGCTGACTCTCATCGACGGCTTCGCGGCCCGCCTGGCACCCCACGACCCGCCGTCAGCGCGTCTGAAAGCACTTGGCCTCCTCGGCATGATGGCCGGGACGCTGCAGCTCTCCCGGGCCCTGACCGATCGGCAACTCGCCGACGAACTCCTCGAACAGGGCATCCGCAACGCCCTCGCACTGGTGGATGCCGAGCAGCAGAACTGA